One Mucilaginibacter ginkgonis genomic region harbors:
- the rpe gene encoding ribulose-phosphate 3-epimerase, which produces MNRLIAPSILSADFANLQRDVEMLNNSDADWIHVDVMDGKFVPNISFGFPVIKAIKQYTTKPLDVHLMIVEPDRYLKDFKDAGADHITVHYEACVHLNRTVRAIKDLGCTAGVSLNPHTPVALLADIITEIDLVLIMSVNPGFGGQKFIQNTYKKLTDLKQLIDDTGADVYVEVDGGLSDGNIKQLSEAGANVFVAGNSVFSANDPSQMISRLKSI; this is translated from the coding sequence ATGAACCGCTTGATAGCTCCGTCAATTCTTTCTGCCGATTTTGCTAACCTGCAGCGCGATGTAGAGATGCTGAACAACAGCGACGCCGATTGGATACATGTTGATGTAATGGATGGCAAGTTTGTTCCCAATATATCATTCGGGTTTCCGGTAATCAAGGCTATAAAGCAGTACACTACAAAGCCGCTCGATGTCCACCTGATGATAGTTGAGCCCGACCGGTACCTTAAGGACTTCAAAGATGCCGGTGCTGACCATATCACCGTTCATTACGAAGCATGTGTACATTTAAATCGCACAGTTCGGGCCATCAAAGATCTTGGTTGCACTGCAGGTGTTTCTCTAAATCCGCATACTCCTGTAGCGTTGTTGGCTGACATTATTACCGAGATAGACCTGGTACTCATCATGTCTGTAAACCCGGGTTTCGGGGGACAAAAATTTATTCAGAACACCTATAAAAAGCTCACCGATCTTAAACAATTAATCGACGATACAGGTGCTGATGTTTACGTCGAAGTAGATGGGGGATTGAGCGATGGGAATATCAAACAACTTTCGGAAGCTGGTGCTAATGTCTTCGTTGCAGGAAATTCGGTTTTCTCTGCTAATGATCCCTCACAAATGATCTCGAGGCTTAAATCTATCTAA
- the pnp gene encoding polyribonucleotide nucleotidyltransferase — MKVINKVIDLGDGRTIEIETGKLAKQADGSVVVKMGDTMLLATVVSSPEAKEGVDFLPLSVDYQEKYAATGRIPGGFLRREARLSDYEVLISRLVDRALRPMFPEDYHADTQVMISLISADKDIMPDALAGLAASAALAVSDIPFNGPISEVRVAKIDGQLVINPRLSELERATLEFIVAGSEHDINMVEGESKEIQEAELVEAIKFAHQAIKVQCLAQKELTQEVGKTEKRTYSHEHSNEDLKKAIYAATYDQVYAVASSASSKDGRAVKFKEVRDNFIATLGEIDDITKFLAKKYYHDVEYDAIRNLVLDEGKRLDGRKTTEIRPIWSEVSYLPAAHGSAVFTRGETQSLTSVTLGAKTDEQMIDGAFINGYNKFLLHYNFPGFSTGEVRPNRGAGRREIGHGNLAMRSLKQVLPSDDENPYTIRVVSDILESNGSSSMATVCAGTLALMDAGVKIKAPVSGIAMGLITNEMGTKYAILSDILGDEDHLGDMDFKVTGTANGIVACQMDLKINGLSWEVLTNALDQAKQGRIHILGEMAKTITAPREDYKPFAPRIITLKIDKEFIGAVIGPGGKIIQEMQRETGATINIEEVGNQGVVQVFADHKDKIDAAVARIRAIAARPEVGEIYEGKVRSIMPFGAFVEIMPGKDGLLHISEIDHKRLETMDGVFEVGEMVKVKLIDVDKQGKLKLSRKVLIPKPERQENK, encoded by the coding sequence ATGAAAGTAATTAACAAAGTTATTGATCTGGGCGATGGCCGTACCATCGAGATCGAGACCGGTAAACTGGCTAAACAGGCAGACGGTTCTGTAGTAGTAAAAATGGGCGACACCATGTTGCTGGCTACTGTAGTATCATCGCCGGAGGCTAAAGAAGGGGTAGATTTTTTACCACTGTCTGTAGATTACCAGGAAAAATACGCGGCAACCGGCCGTATCCCGGGTGGCTTTTTACGCCGCGAAGCACGTTTGTCCGACTATGAGGTATTGATTTCCCGTTTAGTAGACCGCGCATTACGCCCGATGTTCCCTGAGGATTATCACGCGGATACACAGGTAATGATATCGTTGATATCTGCCGATAAGGATATTATGCCTGATGCGCTTGCAGGCTTGGCAGCGTCAGCAGCTTTAGCCGTTTCTGATATTCCGTTCAACGGCCCTATTTCAGAAGTGCGCGTTGCAAAGATCGACGGGCAGTTGGTGATCAATCCCCGCTTAAGCGAATTGGAGCGCGCTACTTTAGAATTCATTGTGGCAGGTTCTGAGCACGACATTAACATGGTTGAGGGTGAGTCGAAAGAAATTCAGGAAGCTGAATTGGTTGAAGCTATCAAATTTGCACACCAGGCTATTAAAGTTCAGTGCCTTGCACAAAAAGAACTGACACAAGAAGTTGGCAAAACAGAAAAACGTACTTACAGCCACGAGCACAGCAATGAGGACTTGAAAAAGGCCATTTATGCTGCTACTTACGACCAGGTGTACGCAGTTGCGTCATCAGCATCTAGCAAAGATGGGCGTGCGGTTAAATTCAAAGAAGTACGCGACAACTTCATCGCAACTTTAGGCGAGATAGACGACATTACCAAATTCCTGGCAAAGAAATATTATCACGACGTAGAGTATGATGCCATCCGCAATTTGGTATTAGACGAAGGTAAGCGCCTTGACGGCCGTAAAACTACTGAGATACGCCCTATCTGGAGCGAGGTAAGCTATTTACCTGCTGCTCACGGTTCGGCAGTGTTTACCCGTGGCGAAACACAATCATTAACCTCTGTAACCCTTGGTGCTAAAACCGACGAGCAGATGATAGATGGCGCTTTCATCAATGGCTACAACAAGTTCTTATTACATTATAACTTCCCTGGTTTCTCAACCGGCGAGGTTCGTCCTAACCGTGGTGCCGGTCGCCGCGAAATTGGCCACGGTAATCTGGCTATGCGCTCGTTAAAACAAGTGCTCCCGTCTGATGATGAGAATCCATACACAATCCGTGTGGTATCTGATATTTTGGAATCTAACGGCTCTTCATCTATGGCTACTGTGTGTGCAGGTACATTGGCTTTGATGGATGCCGGTGTGAAAATCAAGGCGCCTGTATCGGGCATAGCAATGGGATTGATCACTAATGAAATGGGTACTAAATATGCTATCCTTTCTGACATTTTGGGTGACGAAGACCACTTAGGTGATATGGACTTTAAAGTTACCGGTACCGCTAACGGTATTGTTGCTTGCCAGATGGACTTGAAGATCAATGGCCTTTCGTGGGAAGTGTTAACCAACGCTTTAGACCAGGCTAAACAAGGCCGTATACACATCCTTGGCGAAATGGCTAAAACTATTACTGCGCCTCGCGAAGATTACAAACCGTTTGCTCCGCGCATCATAACCCTGAAGATCGATAAAGAATTTATCGGTGCGGTTATAGGTCCCGGTGGTAAGATCATCCAGGAAATGCAACGCGAAACCGGCGCTACCATTAACATTGAAGAGGTTGGCAATCAAGGCGTTGTTCAGGTATTTGCAGACCATAAAGATAAGATCGACGCTGCAGTGGCACGCATCCGTGCAATTGCTGCCCGCCCTGAGGTTGGTGAAATTTATGAGGGTAAAGTACGCTCAATAATGCCTTTTGGCGCGTTTGTTGAGATAATGCCTGGTAAAGACGGCCTATTACACATCTCTGAAATTGACCACAAACGTTTAGAAACTATGGACGGTGTGTTTGAAGTAGGAGAGATGGTAAAAGTGAAGTTGATAGATGTTGATAAGCAAGGTAAATTGAAACTTTCGCGCAAAGTTTTGATCCCAAAGCCGGAACGTCAGGAAAATAAATAG
- the rpsO gene encoding 30S ribosomal protein S15, with protein MYLSKEAKAEIFAKHGGEATNTGSAEGQVALFTTRIAHLTGHLKKNKKDFSTQLSLQKLVGKRRALLAYLYKKDINRYRAIIKALELRDIIK; from the coding sequence ATGTATTTAAGTAAAGAAGCAAAGGCAGAGATCTTTGCAAAACACGGTGGCGAAGCTACCAACACAGGTTCGGCAGAAGGCCAGGTTGCATTATTTACAACCCGTATTGCGCACTTGACCGGCCACTTAAAGAAAAACAAAAAAGATTTTTCTACGCAATTATCATTGCAAAAACTGGTAGGTAAACGCCGTGCATTGCTGGCTTACCTATACAAAAAAGACATTAACAGGTACCGTGCTATCATCAAAGCATTAGAGCTACGTGATATCATTAAGTAA
- a CDS encoding acyl-CoA thioesterase translates to MPYAVFETEHRVRPDDIDMFHHVHNSKYFDYVLAARYEQMDTCYGMSMESFITKGFGWVVRAVQMDFKRPLAMGDYFLVKTGIETIDERGCRVHFSISNKATKKICCDGWFDFSMIEVATGKAVKLPAHVIKHYQM, encoded by the coding sequence ATGCCATACGCCGTTTTTGAAACCGAGCACCGGGTGCGCCCCGACGATATAGATATGTTCCACCATGTGCACAACAGCAAGTATTTCGACTATGTGCTGGCCGCCCGTTATGAGCAGATGGACACCTGCTACGGCATGAGCATGGAGAGCTTTATAACCAAAGGCTTCGGCTGGGTAGTGCGCGCCGTGCAAATGGACTTTAAACGCCCGCTGGCTATGGGCGATTACTTCCTGGTAAAGACAGGCATAGAAACTATTGACGAGCGTGGCTGCCGGGTGCATTTCAGCATCAGCAACAAAGCTACCAAGAAAATTTGCTGCGACGGTTGGTTCGATTTCAGTATGATCGAGGTAGCGACAGGTAAGGCTGTAAAGCTTCCTGCGCATGTGATCAAACATTACCAGATGTAA
- a CDS encoding D-alanine--D-alanine ligase, with protein sequence MSVKNIALLAGGYTGEYEVSINSAKNIAATLDSAEFKVYTILINRDSWFYESAGGKIGVDKNDFSLTIDGDKVKFDAAFITVHGTPGEDGKLQGYLDMLGIPYNTCDAATSALTMNKANTKTIVHGIKHLHTAKSLRLFKKDLHDVTTVSATLRFPLFIKPNNGGSSVGMSKVHNVAELPGALEKAFHEDSQILVEEFIEGREFSIGIARLDHHLTVLPATEIITHKEFFDYEAKYTPGASKEITPADLTAEQNETIQEIVTEVYLRLNCKGMVRVDFILQKQTSDFYFIEINTTPGQSAASLIPQQVRAAGLDLQKFYGDIINGAANS encoded by the coding sequence ATGTCTGTAAAAAACATTGCCCTGCTTGCGGGTGGCTACACCGGCGAATATGAAGTTTCTATTAACAGCGCGAAAAATATTGCTGCTACCCTTGACTCTGCCGAGTTTAAAGTCTATACGATACTGATCAACCGGGATTCTTGGTTTTATGAATCGGCCGGCGGTAAGATAGGAGTTGATAAAAACGATTTTAGTCTTACCATTGATGGTGATAAAGTCAAATTCGACGCGGCATTTATTACCGTGCATGGCACGCCCGGTGAGGACGGCAAGCTGCAGGGCTATCTGGACATGCTGGGCATACCCTACAATACCTGCGACGCTGCCACGTCAGCCCTGACCATGAACAAAGCGAACACCAAAACCATTGTTCATGGCATAAAACATTTGCATACCGCAAAGTCGCTCAGGTTATTTAAAAAAGACCTGCACGACGTAACTACCGTCTCCGCGACTTTGAGATTTCCTTTGTTCATAAAACCAAACAATGGTGGCAGCAGTGTGGGCATGAGCAAAGTGCACAACGTAGCCGAACTGCCCGGCGCGTTGGAAAAGGCATTCCACGAAGACAGCCAGATATTGGTTGAGGAATTTATCGAGGGCCGCGAATTTAGCATCGGCATTGCGCGATTGGATCATCACCTTACGGTTTTACCGGCTACGGAGATTATTACGCACAAAGAGTTTTTTGATTATGAAGCTAAATATACACCCGGCGCAAGTAAAGAGATAACGCCCGCGGACCTTACTGCCGAACAAAACGAAACCATCCAAGAAATTGTAACCGAAGTGTACCTGCGCCTTAATTGTAAAGGCATGGTGCGGGTTGACTTCATCCTGCAAAAACAAACCAGCGATTTTTATTTCATAGAGATAAATACCACGCCGGGGCAATCGGCAGCCAGCCTGATACCGCAGCAGGTACGCGCTGCCGGTTTGGACCTGCAGAAGTTTTATGGAGATATTATAAACGGGGCGGCTAATAGTTAA